A portion of the Caenorhabditis elegans chromosome III genome contains these proteins:
- the Y66D12A.24 gene encoding MARVEL domain-containing protein (Confirmed by transcript evidence), with protein sequence MGKDYNYGGGYRPYGYSPAPAAPSMEITINQNQSSASLPARYGNSSSGSSLPRRCAPPSAPPPPPPEYCVPDQPGFNPMWFDRFPRRENRGMFRLCLVELMLAVVILGGGIWCYRDTSDYCPYYSAIWTSAIYIINAIVGSAAAKMGALNLYMAHLTLSLVSVMMCLISGGLSARNWALVGTYHHPRIDRDEAFCLLGTHDTSRISYIFSHMDKYDFAKCLWQLKVGVAVNSVQFVIAAIEVFLNILSAILCMKRTCTSCF encoded by the exons ATGGGTAAGGACTACAATTATGGTGGTGGATATCGCCCATATGGGTATTCCCCAGCTCCGGCTGCACCATCCATGGAGATCACAATTAATCAG AACCAATCATCTGCCTCACTACCAGCTCGCTATGGGAATAGCTCTTCGGGATCGTCTCTGCCACGTCGGTGTGCTCCACCATCAgctccaccaccgccaccaccagAGTACTGTGTGCCCGATCAGCCGGGATTCAATCCGATGTGGTTTGATCGGTTCCCGAGACGTGAGAATCGGGGAATGTTCCGATTGTGTCTGGTCGAGCTGATGTTGGCtg tggtaATTCTTGGCGGTGGAATCTGGTGTTACCGTGACACCTCCGACTATTGCCCATACTACTCGGCAATCTGGACATCCGCGATCTACATCATCAACGCCATCGTCGGATCAGCGGCCGCCAAGATGGGAGCTCTGAACCTCTATATGGCTCACTTGACACTTTCGCTAGTCTCAGTGATGATGTGCCTTATTAGTGGAGGACTTTCAGCTAGAAACTGGGCTTTGGTGGGAACTTATCATCATCCACGAATCGATAGAGATGAAGCATTCTGCCTTTTGGGTACTCATGACACCAGCAG AATCTCGTACATATTCTCGCATATGGATAAATATGACTTTGCAAAATGCCTGTGGCAGTTGAAAGTTGGAGTTGCTGTGAATTCTGTGCAATTTGTGATTGCCGCTATTGAGG